A window of Geothrix edaphica genomic DNA:
GCCTCCGAGCTCTACCGCATGGCCACCGAGGTCTGACGGCCCATGCCCCGCGACCCGCTGTCCCGCCTGCAATGGCTGGTCTTCGCGCTGGTCAGTGCGGTGTTCACCACGGTCTACATCCCCCAACCCGTGCTCCCCGTGCTGCGCCAGACTTTCGGCGTGGGCGAGGGCACGGCTTCGCTGACGGTATCGGCCGTGGTGCTGGGCATCGCCCTGGCGAACCTGCCCTTCGGCGCCCTGGCCGACCGCATGGCCATCCGGCCCATCCTGCTGACGGGCGGGTTGGTGGTGGCCGCGGCGGGCGTGGTCTCGGCCCTGGCACCGACGCTGCCGCTGCTGGTGGGGGCCCGGTTCGTCCAGGGGCTCTTCGTGCCGGCCCTCACCACCTGCCTGGCCGCCTACCTGGCGAAGGTGATGCCGGCCGAGCGGCTCAACGTGGTGATGGGCTCCTATGTCTCCGCCACGGTGGTGGGTGGGCTGTCGGGCCGCCTGCTGGGCGGCTTCGTCTTTCCTCCCGGCCATTGGCGCTGGGCCTTCCTGGTGGCCGCGGCTCTGCTGCTGGCGGCCACCCTGGCGGCCTACGTGGGGTTGCCGGTGGAGGATCACGAGAAGGCGCGTCAGGCCGAAGGCGTGCGCTTCCGCGATGTGCTGTTCCGGCACGATCTGTTCCGCATCTACTGCGTGAGCGCCGGCGGCTTCTTCGTGTTCTCGTCTGTCTTCAACTACATGCCCTTCTACCTGCACGGGGCGCCCTTCCACTGGTCCACCCGGGCCGTGACCCTGCTCTACCTGTCCTACATCGTGGGCGTGGTGGCGGGGCCCCTGGCGGGGCGCCTCAGCAACCGCATCGGCAACGGCGCGGCCATGGTGGTCGGCTCCCTGGTGTTCGGGGCGGGCCTCGCGGTCACCCTAATCCCGCAGGGCTGGGCCATGGCGCTGGCCCTGGCCCTGGTCTGCGCGGGCTTCTTCACCATCCACGCGTCGGCGGCCGGCGCCCTGAACCGCAAGCTCAGCACCGGCCGCGGCCGCGCCAATGCCTTCTACACCCTGTTCTACTATCTGGGCGGGACGGCGGGCATCACGCTCAGCGGCCATGCCTACCACCTCGCGGGCTGGCATGGGGTGGTGGCGCTGGCGGCGGGCGTGCTGCTGGTGCCCCTGAGCACCGGCTTGGTGGAGATGCGCCTGGCTCAGCGGGACGGATCGGCCACCAGATCCTCGGTGGCGCGGGCGAGGTAGCTTTCCAGCAGGGCGGGGACCAGGCTGGGCGTGAGCGGGCCGTGGACCTCGTCGCCGATCATCACCACGGGCGCCAGGCCGCAGGTGCCGACGCAGCGGGTGCTCTCGAGGCTGAAGATGCCGTCCTTGCTGGTCTCGCCGAAGCGGATGCCCAGCTCGTCCTGGAGCTTCTGGGCCACCTTCTCCGCGCCCTTCACATAGCAGGCCGTGCCGAGGCAGACGTTGATGAGGTACCTGCCGCGGGGCTGGAGCCGGAAGTAGTGGTAGAAGGTGGCGACCCCCGTGACCTTGGCCAGGGGGATCTGCATGAGCTGGGCCACGGCTTCGAGGTGGCCGGGGCCCAGGTGCCCGAAGTGGGCCTGCACCTGGTGGAGCGTGGCGATGAGCATGCTCTCGCTGCGCTCCTGGTGCCGGTGGGCATCGATGAAGGCGAGGATGTCCTCGGGCAGCATGGCGCGGTAGCCGCGCTCCAGTTCGGGCCAGTTGTCGGTGGAGCAGGGGCAGCAGCCGTTCATCGGATCCCCCGGGGCGTGCGGGCGGTGTAGTGGGTGTGGAGCAGCTCGTGGGCCCGGTGGCTGAGGGGCTCGCCGAGGAAGTCGGCGTAGAGCTTCTGCACATCGGGGTTGTCGTGGCTGCAGCGCAGGGTCTTGGCGGAATCGATGCTGTAGAGGGCCTTGGCGCGGGCCCGGGCCAGGTCGTGGTTCATGGTGTAGGTGCCGATGGGCGGGTAGGGCTGGCCGCCTCCGCAGATGCAGCCGCCGGGACAGGCCATGATCTCGATGAGGTGGTAGTCCTTCTCGCCGCGCTGCACGGCCTCCAGGAGGACCTTGGCATTCTGGAGGCCGTTGGCCACGGCCACATTCAGGGTCCTCCCGGCCAGGGTCACAGAGGCCTCCCGGATCTCGCCGGTGACGCCGCGGACTTCGGTCAGCTCCAGGTTGCCGAGGTTCTTCCCGGTCAGCTTGAAGGCCGCCGTGCGCAGGGCGGCCTCCATCACGCCGCCGGTGGCGCCGAAGATGTCGCCGGCGCCCGACGAGGTTCCCAGCGGGTGGTCGAAGTCGCTGTCCGGCAGGCGGGTGAAGTCGATGCCGTAGGACTTGATCATCTGGGCCAGCTCGCGGGTGGTGATGACCGCGTCCGTGGTGGGGCACCCGTCGAGCACATGCTCGGGGCGGGCGGCCTCGAACTTCTTGGCCACGCAGGGCATGACGGACACCACATAGATGTCCTTGGGATCCAGCCCCTTCTGCTGCGCGTAGTAGGTCTTGATGAGGGTGGACTGCATCTGCATCGGGCTCTTGCAGCTCGACATGTGGGGAATCAGCTCGGGATAGAACTTCTCCAGGAAGCTCACCCACCCGGGGCTGCAGGAGGTGAGCAGGGGCAGGGGGCCGCCGCCCTCCAGGCGCTTCAGCAGCTCGTGGGCCTCTTCCATGATGGTGAGGTCGGCGCTGAAGTTGACATCGAAGATGGCGTCGAAGCCCATGCGGCGCAGGGCCGTGACCATCTTCCCGGTGACCGGAGTGCCCATGGGCAGGCCGAAGGCCTCGCCGAGGGCGGCCCGGATGGCGGGCGCGGTGGTGACCACGACATGCTTTTCCGTCCGGGGGAACCCGAGCGCCTTCCAGACGCGCTCGGTGTGGTCCTGTTCGAGGAAGGCGGCGGTGGGGCACACGCTCACGCACTGGCCGCACTGGATGCAGGCGCTCTCGTCCATGGGCGCCAGGTTGGCGGGGCCCACCACGGTGGTGAAGCCCCGGCCGTGCTGGCTGAGGTTGAACACGCACTGCACCTCGCCGCAGACGCGGATGCAGCGGCCGCAGAGGATGCACTTCTCCGCATTGCGCACCACGGAGGCCCCCGCGTCGTCGATGGGGAACTGCTTCCGTCTGCCCTCAAAGTGCCGCTCGCGCACGCCCATGCGGTAGGCCAGGTTCTGCAGCTCGCAGATGCCGTCGCGGTCGCAGGTCTGGCAGTCCTTGGGGTGGTTGTCCAGCAGCAGCTCCACGATGTCACGGCGGGCCTCGCGGATGACGGGGCTGTTGGTCTGGACCTCCATGCCCTCCCAGGCCGTGGTGGCGCAGGAGGC
This region includes:
- a CDS encoding MFS transporter, producing the protein MPRDPLSRLQWLVFALVSAVFTTVYIPQPVLPVLRQTFGVGEGTASLTVSAVVLGIALANLPFGALADRMAIRPILLTGGLVVAAAGVVSALAPTLPLLVGARFVQGLFVPALTTCLAAYLAKVMPAERLNVVMGSYVSATVVGGLSGRLLGGFVFPPGHWRWAFLVAAALLLAATLAAYVGLPVEDHEKARQAEGVRFRDVLFRHDLFRIYCVSAGGFFVFSSVFNYMPFYLHGAPFHWSTRAVTLLYLSYIVGVVAGPLAGRLSNRIGNGAAMVVGSLVFGAGLAVTLIPQGWAMALALALVCAGFFTIHASAAGALNRKLSTGRGRANAFYTLFYYLGGTAGITLSGHAYHLAGWHGVVALAAGVLLVPLSTGLVEMRLAQRDGSATRSSVARAR
- the nuoE gene encoding NADH-quinone oxidoreductase subunit NuoE, which produces MNGCCPCSTDNWPELERGYRAMLPEDILAFIDAHRHQERSESMLIATLHQVQAHFGHLGPGHLEAVAQLMQIPLAKVTGVATFYHYFRLQPRGRYLINVCLGTACYVKGAEKVAQKLQDELGIRFGETSKDGIFSLESTRCVGTCGLAPVVMIGDEVHGPLTPSLVPALLESYLARATEDLVADPSR
- a CDS encoding NADH-dependent [FeFe] hydrogenase, group A6, encoding MSQMISLKIDGEPILVPAGTTVMDAAETLGIHIPRLCYHPELSLEGSCRVCVVQVEGFDHCLASCATTAWEGMEVQTNSPVIREARRDIVELLLDNHPKDCQTCDRDGICELQNLAYRMGVRERHFEGRRKQFPIDDAGASVVRNAEKCILCGRCIRVCGEVQCVFNLSQHGRGFTTVVGPANLAPMDESACIQCGQCVSVCPTAAFLEQDHTERVWKALGFPRTEKHVVVTTAPAIRAALGEAFGLPMGTPVTGKMVTALRRMGFDAIFDVNFSADLTIMEEAHELLKRLEGGGPLPLLTSCSPGWVSFLEKFYPELIPHMSSCKSPMQMQSTLIKTYYAQQKGLDPKDIYVVSVMPCVAKKFEAARPEHVLDGCPTTDAVITTRELAQMIKSYGIDFTRLPDSDFDHPLGTSSGAGDIFGATGGVMEAALRTAAFKLTGKNLGNLELTEVRGVTGEIREASVTLAGRTLNVAVANGLQNAKVLLEAVQRGEKDYHLIEIMACPGGCICGGGQPYPPIGTYTMNHDLARARAKALYSIDSAKTLRCSHDNPDVQKLYADFLGEPLSHRAHELLHTHYTARTPRGIR